A genomic stretch from Papio anubis isolate 15944 chromosome 18, Panubis1.0, whole genome shotgun sequence includes:
- the LOC116271226 gene encoding nuclear transport factor 2, which produces MGDKPIWEQIGSSFIQHYYQLFDNDRTQLGAIYIDASCLTWEGQQFQGKAAIVEKLSSLPFQKIQHSITAQDHQPTPDSCIISMVVGQLKADEDPIMGFHQMFLLKNINDAWVCTNDMFRLALHNFG; this is translated from the exons ATGGGAGACAAGCCAATTTGGGAGCAGATTGGATCCAGCTTCATTCAACATTACTACCAGTTATTTGATAATGATAGAACCCAACTAGGCGCAATTTAC ATTGACGCGTCATGCCTTACGTGGGAAGGACAACAGTTCCAGGGGAAAGCTGCCATTGTGGAGAAGTTGTCT AGCCTTCCGTTCCAGAAAATCCAGCACAGCATCACCGCGCAGGACCATCAGCCCACTCCAGATAGCTGCATCATCAGCATGGTTGTGGGCCAGCTTAAG GCGGATGAAGACCCCATCATGGGGTTCCACCAGATGTTCCTATTAAAGAACATCAACGATGCTTGGGTTTGCACCAATGACATGTTCAGGCTCGCCCTGCACAACTTCGGCTGA